The following coding sequences are from one Rattus rattus isolate New Zealand chromosome 11, Rrattus_CSIRO_v1, whole genome shotgun sequence window:
- the Spp1 gene encoding osteopontin, which yields MRLAVVCFCLFGLASCLPVKVAEFGSSEEKAHYSKHSDAVATWLKPDPSQKQNLLAPQNSVSSEETDDFKQETLPSNSNESHDHMDDDDDDDDDGDHAESEDSVNSDESDESHHSDESDESFTASTQADILTPIAPTVDVPDGRGDSLAYGLRSKSRSFPVSDEQYPDATDEDLTSRMKSQESDEALKVIPVAQRLSVPSDQDSDGKTSHESSQLDEPSVETHSLEQSKEYKQRASHESTEQSDAIDSAEKPDAIDSAERSDVIDSQASSKASLEHQSHEFHSHEDKLVLDPKSKEDDRYLKFRISHELESSSSEVN from the exons catTACAGCAAACACTCAGATGCTGTAGCCACTTGGCTGAAGCCTGACCCATCTCAGAAGCAGAATCTTCTAGCCCCACAG AATTCTGTGTCCTCTGAAGAAACGGATGACTTTAAGCAAGAA ACTCTTCCAAGCAACTCCAATGAAAGCCATGACCACATggacgatgatgacgacgacgatgacgacggaGACCATGCAGAGAGCGAGGATTCTGTGAACTCAGATGAATCTGACGAATCTCACCATTCCGATGAATCTGATGAGTCCTTCACTGCCAGCACACAAGCAGACATTTTGACTCCAATCGCCCCCACAGTCGATGTCCCTGACGGCCGAGGTGATAGCTTGGCTTACGGACTGAGGTCAAAGTCCAGGAGTTTCCCTGTTTCTGATGAACAG TATCCCGATGCCACAGATGAGGACCTCACATCCCGCATGAAGAGCCAGGAGTCCGATGAGGCTCTCAAGGTCATCCCAGTTGCCCAGCGTCTGAGCGTGCCGTCTGATCAGGACAGCGACGGGAAGACCAGCCATGAGTCAAGTCAGCTGGATGAACCAAGCGTGGAAACACACAGCCTGGAGCAGTCCAAGGAGTATAAGCAGAGGGCCAGCCACGAGAGCACCGAGCAGTCGGATGCGATCGATAGTGCTGAGAAGCCGGATGCAATCGATAGTGCCGAGCGGTCGGATGTTATCGACAGTCAGGCGAgttccaaagccagcctggaacatCAGAGCCACGAGTTTCACAGCCATGAGGACAAGCTAGTCCTAGATCCTAAGAGTAAGGAAGATGATAGGTATCTGAAATTCCGCATTTCTCATGAATTAGAGAGTTCATCTTCTGAGGTCAATTAA